A DNA window from Impatiens glandulifera chromosome 7, dImpGla2.1, whole genome shotgun sequence contains the following coding sequences:
- the LOC124945754 gene encoding 60S ribosomal protein L28-2-like → MATVPGPLIWEIVKRNNSFLVKEFGNGSAGIQFSKESNNLYNLNSYKYSGLANKKTVTVQPGKDLSVVFATTKTRKQGKPASVLNKSIMKKEFPQLVKVVENQVVSNYYRADLKSAAFARLSAVNRSLKVTKSGLKKRNRQA, encoded by the exons ATGGCCACCGTACCAGGACCTTTGATTTGGGAGATCGTTAAGAGGAACAACTCATTTTTGGTTAAGGAGTTCGGCAATGGATCTGCTGGTATTCAGTTCAGCAAAGAAAGCAACAATCTGTACAACCTCAACTCGTACAAATACTCTG gATTGGCAAACAAGAAGACTGTAACTGTTCAACCAGGAAAAGATCTTTCTGTTGTCTTTGCAACAACAAAGACCAGGAAACAAGGAAAGCCTGCAAGTGTACTTAACAAATCTATCATGAAGAAAGAGTTCCCTCAGTTGGTGAAGGTTGTTGAGAACCAG GTTGTATCCAACTACTACAGGGCAGATCTTAAGAGTGCTGCTTTTGCAAGGTTGAGTGCTGTGAATAGGAGCCTTAAGGTGACCAAATCTGGCCTTAAGAAGAGAAACAGACAGGCTTAG
- the LOC124944882 gene encoding uncharacterized protein At1g51745-like — protein sequence MGSSSGTKAKIIDPTVGGLVWVRRRNGSWWPGRIMSIDELSEDSLISPRLGTPVKLLGRDDASVDWYNLEKSRRVKAFRCGEYDDCIAKAQTAASSSSKKAVKYARREDAILHALELESALLSRVSPDSNLEAAISSDEKLSSKESPTVSCSVEEKKDVEKEEEESGSLEDNSSSAQELSQSAVSFEELNHVNGATTQGRRRRTPNDSEDDGTEGVKRMRGLEDLGIGVVSSLKRKRSQVAHVHEFLKRKNRRRPLTKVLESTSIVSVPITCEPQVASTSKASAPDSNESKRNISTVLHNSDTTGVSVDNESSLNLSDHASDAPIVNLKQKENEISSRLGLTENDSSGKLFEVPFVGEDKQARGFVPVLAHSANQKTEVDADISQVETKCQIKEEHKEYVSTCLGAADINISQTIEKGSSKWQSKGKRNSRQINKHKRRESRNCMAMDETSFIFGWNRNASHKVSNSSLPANSSKLIPDSSQTQPPQRSLPYRQSRFTLNPKYEASEFPISFDPDSSLFDVTLEVKTGHPQHVPYISLMSKLNCRPIIGHPITVEPLKEEGLSNLLAVDYETGQICSKPKPNRVGGSSKRPKKSLKSKKNGSLSKKTRKLSSLTGSQKRNQEEKKPVLEKFSGQPVIACVPLKVVFSRLNASFNSSMRSSSKPFN from the exons ATGGGTAGCTCAAGTGGAACAAAAGCGAAGATAATTGATCCTACTGTAGGTGGTTTGGTTTGGGTTCGGCGGCGAAATGGGTCATGGTGGCCTGGTCGGATAATGAGTATTGATGAATTGTCTGAAGATAGTTTGATTTCTCCAAGGCTTGGTACTCCGGTGAAGCTTTTGGGAAGAGACGATGCAAGCGT AGACTGGTATAATCTTGAAAAGTCTAGAAGGGTGAAGGCATTTCGTTGTGGGGAGTACGATGACTGCATTGCAAAGGCTCAGACTGCCGCTTCCAGTTCTTCAAAGAAAGCAGTGAAATACGCTCGAAGGGAAGACGCCATTCTCCACGCACTTGAACTTGAATCTGCTCTTCTATCCCGAGTCAGTCCAGATTCGAACCTTGAAGCTGCTATATCTAGTGATGAGAAACTTTCTTCGAAGGAATCACCAACTGTTTCTTGTTCTGtcgaagaaaaaaaagatgtggaaaaagaagaggaagaatcGGGTAGCTTAGAAGATAATTCAAGTTCAGCTCAGGAATTGTCTCAGTctgctgtttcatttgaagagtTAAATCATGTTAATGGTGCTACAACTCAAGGGAGGAGGCGAAGAACACCAAACGATTCGGAAGATGATGGAACAGAAGGAGTTAAACGAATGAGAGGACTCGAGGATCTTGGAATTGGTGTTGTCTCGTCTTTGAAGAGGAAAAGATCTCAAGTGGCTCATGTTCATGAGTTCTTGAAGAGGAAGAATCGACGTAGGCCTCTGACTAAAGTCTTGGAGAGCACTTCTATAGTCTCGGTTCCCATTACATGTGAGCCACAAGTTGCTAGTACGAGTAAGGCTTCTGCACCAGATTCTAACGAGTCGAAGAGAAATATCTCGACTGTTCTTCATAACTCGGATACTACAGGTGTTTCTGTTGATAATGAAAGCTCGTTAAATTTGTCTGATCATGCTTCTGATGCTCCTATAGTTAATCTTAAACAAAAGGAGAACGAAATTTCCAGCAGATTGGGATTAACTGAGAATGATTCTTCTGGGAAGTTATTCGAGGTGCCATTTGTTGGTGAAGATAAACAAGCTAGag GTTTTGTTCCAGTTCTTGCACATAGTGCTAATCAAAAGACTGAAGTTGATGCTGATATAAGTCAAGTTGAAACAAAGTGTCAAATCAAAGAGGAACATAAGGAGTATGTTTCAACCTGTTTAGGAGCAGCTGATATTAACATCAGCCAAACAATAGAAAAAGGTTCTTCAAAGTGGCAGTCGAAAGGAAAAAGGAATTCGAGGCAAATAAACAAGCATAAGCGACGTGAATCGAGAAATTGTATGGCCATGGACGAAACATCCTTTATATTCGGTTGGAACAGGAATGCTTCACACAAGGTATCCAATTCAAGTTTGCCTGCAAACAGTTCAAAGCTTATACCCGATTCCTCCCAAACCCAACCGCCACAAAGATCGCTTCCTTATCGTCAGTCACGTTTCACATTGAACCCAAAATATGAGGCATCAGAATTTCCAATCAGTTTCGATCCCGATTCATCCTTGTTCGACGTCACTTTGGAAGTGAAAACCGGCCATCCTCAACATGTTCCCTATATTTCTCTAATGAGCAAGTTGAACTGTCGACCGATCATTGGTCACCCTATTACAGTTGAGCCATTGAAAGAAGAAGGGCTTAGCAATTTGTTGGCTGTTGATTATGAAACAGGTCAAATTTGTTCAAAACCGAAGCCTAATAGAGTTGGTGGTAGTAGTAAAAGACCTAAAAAATCCTTAAAGTCGAAGAAAAATGGAAGCTTATCGAAAAAGACCAGGAAACTTTCTTCATTAACGGGTTCTCAAAAGCGGAACCAAGAGGAGAAGAAACCGGTTTTGGAGAAGTTTAGTGGTCAACCAGTCATAGCTTGTGTGCCTTTGAAAGTGGTTTTTAGTAGGCTAAATGCGTCATTTAACAGCTCGATGCGATCAAGCAGCAAGCCTTTCAATTAG
- the LOC124910396 gene encoding dof zinc finger protein DOF3.1-like: MSIGFPQPIFPDQEHLKCPRCDSMNTKFCYYNNYNLSQPRYLCKNCRRYWTKGGVLRNIPVGGGSRKNAKRSSVKKQASSDPRPRSLDANASFNPFRVGNLFDGSSSDGAEVNFHVGGANSSVNEGGGVGVGGDFNGGWTDPSIYTLGSTYQQ, from the coding sequence ATGTCAATAGGTTTCCCTCAGCCAATATTTCCAGATCAAGAACACTTAAAATGCCCACGTTGTGATTCTATGAACACCAAGTTCTGTTATTACAACAATTACAATCTCTCTCAACCGCGCTATCTCTGCAAGAATTGTCGACGCTATTGGACCAAAGGTGGCGTTCTACGTAACATTCCCGTCGGCGGCGGATCACGAAAGAACGCCAAACGTAGTTCCGTCAAGAAACAAGCATCGTCGGATCCGCGGCCGCGTTCGCTCGACGCAAACGCGAGTTTCAATCCGTTTCGGGTTGGGAATTTATTTGACGGGTCGAGTTCGGATGGGGCGGAAGTGAATTTTCATGTCGGCGGCGCGAACAGTTCCGTCAATGAAGGCGGCGGTGTCGGTGTCGGTGGTGATTTTAATGGCGGTTGGACTGATCCTTCCATTTACACACTAGGTTCTACTTATCAACAGTAA